DNA sequence from the Sphingomonas bisphenolicum genome:
CCTATTTCGTCGCCGACAATTTCTCGCTCGCGATGGGGAGTCTCGGCGCCTATCCGCCGGTGCTGGCCGCCTGGGCGCCCTTCTTCCTGTTCCTGCTGGTCGGCGAAACCGTGTTGTTCAGGACCGAAGAGTGATGGCCGCGAGGCGGGAACCGGCGGCCAGATAAAAAGGCCCCGGCGACCAAGGGGTGTCGCGCGGGGCCTCCAGAGGGGGCGTTCCGATCCTCATAGGGGGAGGGGAAAGAGACCGGAACGACCCCGATATAGGCCGCGCCAAATCAGGTTTCAACAGGCAACGGAAATTAATCGATCCGCCTCAGCGCGCCACCATCGTGCTGCGCGCGATCTTGCCGACCAGCGGCAGCATCCCCGGATAATTGCCGCGATGATAGGGCGATTCCCCGTCCAGCGTGGCGATCAGCCGGGCATGGGCCTTGCCCAGCGCATGATAGGGGACGCTGGGCAACAGATGGTGTAGCGCATGATAGCGCAGGCCCACCGGTGCCCAGAGCGCGGGCAGCGTGCCGGGCGGGGGCACGTTGACCGAATCGAGATATTGCGCCGTCACCGTCATCGGCTCGCCCTCATTCTCCCACAGATGCGCGACCAGTGTGCGCAACTGGTTGATGACGGTCATGGCCGAATGGATCGCCATATAGACGAGCAACGGCTTCCAGCCGAAGGCGAAGACGCTGCCGACCAGCGCCAGCGCGAACAGGGATGCGCCCGCTTCCTGCCACATCCACATGCGGGCGAAATCGCCTTCGGGCGCACGGCGACGATAGGATGGATTGATCGACAGGGTCGACAGTTCCGCCACCACCTTGGCGCGCAGCGGCGGGATCAGCAGCGACAGCGGCGTCAGCACGCCGAAGCGCAGGATCAGGCCCACCGGCGCCAGCGAGGCGACGAGGATGAACAGCGGCAGCGACCAGGGCTTCATGAGCGCCAGCGGCAGATATTCCGGGTCTTCGGCAGTGCCATAGCGGGTGCGGGCATGATGCTGGGTATGAACCCCTTCATACATGAA
Encoded proteins:
- a CDS encoding fatty acid desaturase family protein, which gives rise to MTVHDPILAAAQRARAAIPDDSAMLRAAAELTRDYAVANPRIYWPDLLASALLGWGALAGAILAENVAVAIACAFVAMLALYRAASFIHELTHIRKGALPGFRLGWNLIVGIPLMIPSFMYEGVHTQHHARTRYGTAEDPEYLPLALMKPWSLPLFILVASLAPVGLILRFGVLTPLSLLIPPLRAKVVAELSTLSINPSYRRRAPEGDFARMWMWQEAGASLFALALVGSVFAFGWKPLLVYMAIHSAMTVINQLRTLVAHLWENEGEPMTVTAQYLDSVNVPPPGTLPALWAPVGLRYHALHHLLPSVPYHALGKAHARLIATLDGESPYHRGNYPGMLPLVGKIARSTMVAR